The Marinomonas sp. CT5 genome contains the following window.
AATGTCAGCTTGGCAACGTCAGAAAGCTGGCACGACAAGCAAACAGGCCAAATGCAAGAGCGCACAGAATGGCACCGTGTAGCGTTTATGGACCGTGGCAACTTTCGCCTTGGTCAAATCGCTGGCGACTTCATTAAAAAAGGCTCAAAGGTTTATGTGGAGGGCTCCCTACGCACTCGCGAATGGGAAAAAGACGGCATCAAACACTACACAACAGAAATCATTGCCAATGAAATGCAATTGCTAGACAGCCGAGCAGACAGCAACCAACAGCCACAGCATGGCGGTTATCAACAAGGTTACGACCAGCACGGCTATCAGTCAGCGCCACAGCCTGCACCACAATCATTCGGCAGCTGGGGCAATGCGCCACAGCAGCAATACCCGCGCAAATAGGAGAACAAAATGGGAAATTTACTACTAACACGCAAGCCAGGCGAAGGCATCACGATAAACGTGCCAGCCAGCGAAAAAGACACAGAGATTCATATCAGCACGCGCCCCAACTCGCACAACCACAACCAAACCCGCGTGGCGATTGAAGCACCAAAGAACGTCAACATTGTGCGTGATGAGCTGATAGGCTGCGACCGCAAAGCCGCTGGACAGGGTGCCGCGTAATGTCTGGCTTCACGATGTCACGCAAAAAAGGGCAAAAAATCATCATCTTGAATGATCAAGCTTTGCCGCTGGCCATCATCGAATTCGGAAGCCGCAAAGGCCACCAAACCCGCTTAAAAATCGCCACCAATAACAATGGCGAAATAAGCAAAAAAGACTGCACGCGCAGCGATGGGGACCAATTCGCAGTGGGCGAAGTCGTGTTTTCTGTTAACGCAGGCAACAAGCCACACCGCACCGCGATCACCATCGAAAAATTCCCGCACTACCTACAAGTAGCGCGGTATGAAAACTACCAAACCGCTTTAAAAGCGAATTAATAGGGAGAGTTACTATGTTTTCTGAAAAACGACCAACAATGAACAGCGAAATCTTAATCGCAGCCGCCATTAGCAATGGCTATGACCACGACGAAGCGCGAGACATAGCACACGAATATAGCAGCCACATGGACGGCTATGACCTTGCTAAAGACCTAGACAAAAACTGTTCTTGGGATACGAGCCGCGAAACCGTAGATGAACTAGATGAAGTTATCGGTGAAGCAGAAGGCATGCTCAAAGCGCTTGAATACGAATGGGTTGCTCGAAACAACATACAGCAACCGCTAAAGAACGGCACAAGAATCAAAGACGGCATCATTGATGGTGTCTACGAACATCAAGCTGCTCGCTACAAAGTCATTAGAAACGGTGAAACAGCAGAAAGCTGTTCTCGCTTGATCATTAAATTCGAAGACGCTGTTTTAGTCGACCAACCTCAACTTGAAGGAGCAATAGCCTAATGTTTTTCAAAACCGCTACGTTATTCCAACTTAAAGAAACGGTCGACTTCGACAAACTAGAAGCCGCGCTTGCTGAATTTCCGTTAAAAGAAGTGGGCTCACAAGACGAGTTCACCTTTGGCTCTTTGCCGCTGATCCGCAACAGCGAAACATGGTCACTACGCTCTGGCGATTGCTTGCTTATGCGCTTCGCCAAAGAAGAAAAGAACCTTCCAAGCGCCGTGGTTCGTGAAGCACTCGAAGAGAAAGTGGCACAAATAGAGCTAATCGAAGGCCGCAAGGTAGGCCGTAAAGAAAAAGCCGACATCAAAGAAGAGCTGATCTTTACTATGCGCCCAACCGCTTACGCAAAGCGCAGCGATGTGTGGATGCACATCGACAACAAAGCAGGCTTTATTGCCATCTACAGCACCAGCGCGAACATGATCGAGCAATCATTCAAGCACCTGCAAACCATGCTTGGCAGCTTTCCAATGATGCCGTTACAAGCGCAAGTGTCACCGTCTGCCACCATGACCCACTGGCTCCTGATTAACGACGTACCCGCCAGCTTAGAGACGGGCGCAACGTGCGATATTCAAGAGTCACAAACAATGGATAAAGCAAGCATTGCGTTTAAAAACCTTGAGCCATTGTCCGACGATGTAACGCGCCATCTGCAGCAATGCATGAGCGTGAAAAGCCTCGCGCTAAAACTAATTGATCCAACGACGATTAGTTTTGTTTTGCACGATGATCTGACTATCCGAAAAATCAAATGGGACGACCAGCTTAAAGAGGCGGCTTTCAGCCACTCAGACGGCGGTGCCTTGTCAGACCTAGACGCTAACTTTGCCCTAACCAGCCTAACCACGCGCGAATTTTTCTACAGCCTCTGCGCTTGGTTTGAAATTGCAGCGCCAGAACAGGAGCAAGCAGCATGAACACCCACTCTATTGATTGGAACTTAAGCGGCCTCGCTGGCCA
Protein-coding sequences here:
- the ssb gene encoding single-stranded DNA-binding protein, whose amino-acid sequence is MARGKNLVILIGNAGNDAEVRYMPSGDAVANVSLATSESWHDKQTGQMQERTEWHRVAFMDRGNFRLGQIAGDFIKKGSKVYVEGSLRTREWEKDGIKHYTTEIIANEMQLLDSRADSNQQPQHGGYQQGYDQHGYQSAPQPAPQSFGSWGNAPQQQYPRK
- a CDS encoding carbon storage regulator, producing MGNLLLTRKPGEGITINVPASEKDTEIHISTRPNSHNHNQTRVAIEAPKNVNIVRDELIGCDRKAAGQGAA
- the rdgC gene encoding recombination-associated protein RdgC, which encodes MFFKTATLFQLKETVDFDKLEAALAEFPLKEVGSQDEFTFGSLPLIRNSETWSLRSGDCLLMRFAKEEKNLPSAVVREALEEKVAQIELIEGRKVGRKEKADIKEELIFTMRPTAYAKRSDVWMHIDNKAGFIAIYSTSANMIEQSFKHLQTMLGSFPMMPLQAQVSPSATMTHWLLINDVPASLETGATCDIQESQTMDKASIAFKNLEPLSDDVTRHLQQCMSVKSLALKLIDPTTISFVLHDDLTIRKIKWDDQLKEAAFSHSDGGALSDLDANFALTSLTTREFFYSLCAWFEIAAPEQEQAA